In one Elephas maximus indicus isolate mEleMax1 chromosome 9, mEleMax1 primary haplotype, whole genome shotgun sequence genomic region, the following are encoded:
- the CCL27 gene encoding LOW QUALITY PROTEIN: C-C motif chemokine 27 (The sequence of the model RefSeq protein was modified relative to this genomic sequence to represent the inferred CDS: inserted 1 base in 1 codon), protein MKGTLPTSSLLLLLLLNSDPGAALLSPPSITCCTQLYQQPLPNKLLRKVIRVDLQKADGDCHLQAFVLHLAQHSVCIHPQNHSLAQWFKRQGKRIQGTPPXLNFGLLGKIGWDSQQSKQ, encoded by the exons TGAAGGGGACCTTACCCACCAGCAGCCTCCTACTACTGTTGCTGCTGAACTCAGACCCTGGGGCAG CATTGTTATCGCCACCCAGTATCACCTGCTGTACTCAGCTCTACCAACAGCCACTCCCGAACAAGCTGCTGAGGAAGGTCATCCGGGTGGACCTGCAGAAGGCTGATGGGGACTGTCACCTCCAGGCCTTTGT GCTTCACCTGGCCCAACACAGTGTCTGCATCCACCCCCAAAATCACAGCCTGGCTCAGTGGTTTAAGCGTCAAGGAAAGAGAATCCAGGGGACTCCGC AGCTGAATTTTGGGCTGCTGGGAAAAATCGGCTGGGACTCCCAACAGTCAAAACAATAA